A window of the Cystobacter fuscus genome harbors these coding sequences:
- a CDS encoding type I polyketide synthase, translating into MSEEINYRQLLQQQLVKIRKLEARLEQAEAARREPIAIVGMGCRLPGGVEGPEDFWELMVRGVDATSDVPPDRWDAEALFGTEPGKIGTRRGGFLKDVDRFDARFFGISEREAERMDPQQRLVLEVAWEALERAGHAVDRARRERVGVFVGVMNNDYGQRVLDQEGLAGIDPTFMGARANCAISGRLSYLWGFQGPSLVVDTACSSSLVAVHLACQSLRNGECNVALAGGVNLLLSPEVSVYLSSSGALSPDGRCKSFDASADGFGRAEACGVLALERLSDARARGANILAIIRGSAVGHDGPSSAFSVPNGVAQQGVIRQALQSAGVAPAEVSYLEAHGTGTAMGDPIEAEAMWSVLKEGRQGGESLWMGSVKTNVGYPEAASGVVGMMKVVLAMRHGQLPAHLHLKTPNPRIDWASMAVKVPGELTAWAPTQGARIAGVTSYGRTGTLAHVVLAEPPPRVEPERRPERPGHVLVLSARSEEALRAQVERYARFLETSTESLGDVCFSAAVGRTHFEHRLAVVGRDARQVRERLLEARGGSKVAPGALAPDVTFVFGGDGGAAGGRELYDTQPAFREGLEACAAAVKDLLGEPLVGLMYGDGAGRWKDASQERIAVFARQWALARMWRAWGVRPTGVAGEGVGEWVAAVEAGVLGLEAGLRRAAGVVGPAVDWASAVLPRVTRARDAGVRLDLGRADGAEWSQVLETLGALYVRGVEVDWAAFDAPHARRRIALPTYPFQRRRYWLTPAVSQ; encoded by the coding sequence ATGTCCGAGGAAATCAATTACCGGCAGTTGCTCCAGCAGCAGTTGGTGAAGATTCGCAAGCTGGAGGCGCGGCTGGAGCAGGCGGAGGCGGCGCGTCGGGAGCCCATCGCCATCGTCGGCATGGGCTGCCGGCTGCCGGGAGGGGTGGAGGGGCCGGAGGACTTCTGGGAGTTGATGGTGCGGGGGGTGGACGCCACGAGCGATGTGCCTCCGGACCGGTGGGACGCGGAGGCCCTGTTCGGCACGGAGCCGGGGAAGATCGGCACGAGGCGGGGGGGCTTCCTGAAGGACGTGGACCGGTTCGACGCCCGGTTCTTCGGCATCTCGGAGCGTGAGGCGGAGCGGATGGATCCGCAGCAACGTCTGGTGTTGGAGGTGGCGTGGGAGGCATTGGAGCGGGCGGGGCACGCGGTGGATCGTGCGAGGCGCGAGCGGGTGGGTGTGTTCGTGGGGGTGATGAACAACGACTACGGGCAGCGGGTGTTGGATCAGGAGGGGCTCGCGGGCATTGATCCCACCTTCATGGGGGCACGCGCCAACTGCGCGATCTCCGGGCGGCTGTCCTATCTGTGGGGCTTCCAGGGACCGAGCCTCGTGGTGGACACGGCCTGTTCCTCGTCACTGGTGGCGGTGCACCTGGCCTGTCAGAGCCTGCGCAACGGGGAGTGCAACGTGGCGCTGGCGGGAGGGGTGAACCTGCTGCTCTCGCCGGAGGTGAGTGTCTATCTTTCGAGCAGCGGAGCGCTCTCGCCGGACGGGCGGTGCAAGAGTTTCGACGCGTCGGCGGATGGCTTTGGCCGGGCGGAGGCGTGCGGGGTGCTGGCGCTGGAGCGGTTGTCGGACGCGCGAGCGCGTGGCGCCAACATCCTGGCGATCATCCGGGGCTCGGCGGTGGGACATGACGGACCGAGCAGCGCTTTCTCGGTGCCCAATGGGGTGGCGCAGCAGGGAGTCATCCGGCAGGCGCTCCAGAGCGCGGGAGTTGCCCCGGCCGAGGTGAGCTATCTGGAGGCACACGGCACGGGGACGGCGATGGGAGATCCCATCGAGGCCGAGGCGATGTGGTCGGTGTTGAAGGAGGGGCGCCAGGGGGGCGAGTCGCTGTGGATGGGCTCGGTGAAGACGAACGTGGGCTATCCGGAAGCGGCCTCCGGGGTGGTGGGGATGATGAAGGTGGTGCTGGCGATGAGGCATGGCCAGTTGCCGGCGCACCTGCACCTGAAGACGCCCAACCCCCGCATCGACTGGGCGAGCATGGCGGTGAAGGTGCCCGGGGAGCTGACGGCGTGGGCGCCCACACAGGGGGCGCGCATCGCGGGAGTGACGTCCTACGGGCGGACGGGGACGCTGGCGCACGTGGTGCTGGCGGAGCCTCCTCCGCGGGTGGAGCCCGAGCGGCGCCCGGAGCGGCCCGGGCACGTGCTGGTGTTGTCGGCCCGGAGCGAGGAGGCGCTGCGGGCGCAGGTGGAGCGTTACGCCCGGTTCCTGGAGACGAGCACTGAGTCTCTGGGGGACGTGTGTTTCTCGGCGGCGGTGGGGCGGACGCACTTCGAGCACCGGCTGGCGGTGGTGGGGCGCGATGCGCGGCAGGTACGCGAGCGGCTGCTGGAAGCGCGAGGGGGGAGCAAGGTGGCTCCGGGCGCGCTGGCGCCGGACGTGACGTTTGTCTTTGGCGGGGACGGGGGAGCGGCTGGAGGCCGGGAGCTGTACGACACCCAACCGGCGTTCCGAGAAGGGCTGGAGGCCTGTGCGGCGGCCGTGAAGGACTTGCTCGGAGAGCCCTTGGTGGGGCTGATGTATGGGGATGGGGCCGGGCGGTGGAAGGACGCGTCCCAGGAGCGGATCGCGGTGTTCGCGCGGCAGTGGGCGCTGGCACGGATGTGGCGGGCGTGGGGTGTGCGGCCCACGGGGGTAGCGGGTGAGGGGGTAGGGGAGTGGGTCGCGGCGGTGGAGGCGGGGGTGCTCGGGCTCGAAGCGGGACTGAGACGCGCGGCGGGGGTGGTGGGTCCCGCCGTGGATTGGGCCTCGGCCGTGCTGCCCCGGGTCACGCGGGCACGTGACGCGGGTGTGCGATTGGATCTGGGACGCGCGGACGGCGCGGAGTGGAGCCAGGTGTTGGAGACACTCGGCGCCTTGTACGTCCGGGGCGTGGAAGTGGATTGGGCGGCCTTCGACGCGCCCCATGCGCGGCGCCGGATCGCGCTTCCCACCTATCCCTTCCAGCGTCGGCGCTATTGGCTGACGCCCGCCGTGTCTCAGTAG
- a CDS encoding VOC family protein, translated as MHHSRLCAFVIDCKTDDLDASTSFWSQALGRAAEPPVPDSPTYRSVSAKPEEPMLLLQQVDHPGRIHLDIETDDLDAEVQRLEALGAKRVAFVKRWWVMEAPSGQRFCVVRPQRGPLDATNANVWP; from the coding sequence ATGCACCACAGCCGACTCTGTGCCTTCGTCATCGACTGCAAGACCGACGACCTCGACGCGTCCACCTCGTTCTGGAGTCAGGCCCTCGGCAGAGCCGCCGAGCCGCCGGTGCCCGACAGCCCCACCTACCGCTCGGTGTCGGCGAAGCCCGAGGAGCCCATGCTCCTGCTCCAGCAGGTGGACCATCCGGGCCGCATCCACCTGGACATCGAGACGGACGACCTGGACGCGGAGGTCCAACGGCTCGAGGCGCTCGGGGCGAAGCGGGTGGCGTTCGTCAAGCGCTGGTGGGTCATGGAGGCGCCCTCGGGCCAGCGCTTCTGCGTCGTCCGCCCCCAGCGCGGCCCCCTGGACGCCACCAACGCCAACGTGTGGCCCTGA
- a CDS encoding organic hydroperoxide resistance protein — MSQSPVALEKRLYTAVATATAGREGRAKTDDGLLDVALAPPRALGGNGNGTNPEQLFAAGYAACFGSALGHVARAKKITTGPVSITAHVTIGSVGQGFGLAVELTASIPELPRDQAEALLHAAHQVCPYSNATRGNIAVDLRLA, encoded by the coding sequence ATGAGCCAGTCCCCCGTTGCCCTCGAGAAGCGCCTGTACACCGCCGTTGCCACCGCCACCGCCGGCCGTGAGGGTCGCGCCAAGACGGACGATGGTCTGCTGGACGTCGCCCTGGCCCCGCCGCGCGCCCTGGGCGGCAATGGCAACGGCACCAACCCCGAGCAGCTCTTCGCCGCTGGCTACGCCGCGTGCTTCGGCAGCGCGCTCGGCCACGTGGCCCGCGCGAAGAAGATCACCACGGGCCCGGTCAGCATCACCGCCCACGTGACGATTGGCTCGGTGGGGCAGGGCTTCGGGCTGGCCGTGGAGCTCACCGCCTCCATTCCCGAACTGCCGCGCGACCAGGCCGAGGCGCTGCTGCACGCCGCGCACCAGGTGTGCCCGTACTCCAACGCGACGCGCGGTAACATCGCCGTCGACCTGCGTCTGGCCTGA
- a CDS encoding MarR family winged helix-turn-helix transcriptional regulator, whose product MTDVLRLDDQLCFALHAASRAMTGAYQPLLEELGVTYPQYLVLMALWEEDGARVSRLGERLYLDSATLTPLLKRLESRALVERRRSRVDERVVEVFLTPEGKRLEQRALELFPQLVCKTRLSLGEIVRLRDTLRKLTRTLHEATGEE is encoded by the coding sequence ATGACCGACGTTCTTCGACTCGATGATCAGCTCTGTTTCGCGCTCCACGCGGCCTCCCGCGCGATGACGGGCGCGTACCAGCCCCTGCTCGAGGAACTCGGCGTCACCTATCCGCAGTACCTCGTCCTCATGGCGCTCTGGGAGGAGGATGGCGCCCGGGTGTCGAGGCTTGGCGAGCGGCTCTACCTCGACTCCGCGACGCTCACGCCGCTGCTCAAGCGCCTGGAGTCCCGGGCGCTGGTCGAGCGGCGGCGCAGCCGTGTGGACGAGCGCGTCGTCGAGGTCTTCCTCACCCCCGAGGGAAAGCGGCTCGAGCAGCGGGCGCTGGAGTTGTTTCCCCAGCTCGTCTGCAAGACGCGGCTGTCCCTCGGGGAGATCGTGCGCCTGCGCGACACGCTGCGAAAGCTCACGCGGACGCTGCACGAGGCCACCGGGGAGGAGTAG
- a CDS encoding threonine aldolase family protein: protein MRRSCRAAFTLSSTADAGTELIRLGEWIRDQGLQSDVYGNSEFIQSFERRVAERLGFEDGCFMPTGTMGQLIALRIYADEGGTRTVGLHPSSHHVLHEDDSHTVLHGLQPVLLCPWSRPVLAGDVRNARERLGMVSVEMPVRWLGGQLPTWEQLEELKHTCRERGVKLHMDGARLWESQPFYGRSYADICRGFDSVYVSFYKMVGALGGAMVVGGKDFIRTARMWRHRHGGNIFQMLPYVSSAAMRLDDVLGRIPAYVQRAKSLTEALAADSRLVVLPRPVQTNLFRVFLRGDPAAFSRQRDRIAQEDSIWLTNGFSPTRVPGVVETELQVGEGLAGLDDAQAVRALLRLLEPA from the coding sequence TTGAGGCGAAGCTGCCGCGCCGCGTTCACGTTGAGTTCCACCGCGGACGCGGGCACCGAGTTGATCCGCCTGGGTGAGTGGATTCGCGACCAGGGCCTCCAGTCAGACGTGTACGGCAACAGCGAGTTCATCCAGTCCTTCGAGCGCCGCGTCGCGGAACGGCTCGGCTTCGAGGACGGGTGTTTCATGCCGACCGGCACCATGGGCCAGCTCATCGCGCTGCGCATCTACGCGGACGAGGGAGGCACGCGGACCGTGGGCCTCCACCCGTCCTCCCACCACGTGCTGCACGAGGACGACAGCCACACCGTGCTCCACGGACTCCAGCCCGTCCTCCTCTGTCCCTGGTCCCGACCCGTGCTCGCCGGTGACGTGCGCAACGCTCGCGAGCGCCTGGGCATGGTCAGTGTCGAGATGCCCGTGCGCTGGCTGGGCGGGCAGTTGCCCACGTGGGAGCAGCTCGAGGAGCTCAAGCACACGTGCCGCGAGCGCGGGGTGAAGCTGCACATGGACGGCGCCCGGTTGTGGGAAAGCCAGCCCTTCTATGGCCGCTCGTACGCGGACATCTGCCGGGGCTTCGACTCCGTCTATGTCTCCTTCTACAAGATGGTGGGCGCCCTGGGCGGGGCCATGGTGGTGGGAGGAAAGGATTTCATCCGCACGGCCCGGATGTGGAGACACCGGCACGGGGGAAACATCTTCCAGATGCTGCCCTACGTCTCCTCCGCGGCCATGCGCCTGGACGACGTCCTGGGCCGCATTCCCGCCTACGTCCAGCGCGCGAAGTCCCTCACCGAGGCCCTCGCCGCCGACTCCCGCCTCGTGGTGCTCCCCAGGCCCGTGCAGACGAACCTGTTCCGGGTCTTCCTGCGCGGGGATCCCGCCGCGTTCTCGCGCCAGAGGGATCGCATCGCGCAAGAGGACTCCATCTGGCTGACGAACGGCTTCAGCCCGACGCGCGTCCCGGGAGTCGTCGAGACGGAATTGCAGGTGGGTGAAGGGCTCGCGGGTCTCGATGACGCGCAGGCCGTGCGCGCCCTCCTCCGGCTGCTCGAACCCGCGTGA
- a CDS encoding M4 family metallopeptidase has translation MSRKLFASLATLTLVGCGSTSNNVTSSVELDAVEGAGAVAQAQAALKSRQQEGEEFVARGAILDDNGDSHVRFDRRFQGLRVLGGDFVSHQSQNGALRELTHAGPESLQGLSVKPSLSAERATQLAERAFIGKRDGGSASAELVVFARGEKPVAAYEVVLEGVKDDGTPSELHVVINAQTGAVLETADAIETAATTSTGNSLYLGAVSIATNSISTGYEMRDPSRGNGFYTLNLANGTSGGSVFTSTTSSFGNGTTSNAASAGVDAHYGIQKTYDYFKNIHGRNGIDGAGGTGYNRVHYSSRYNNAFWSDSCFCMTYGDGDGTTFTPLTAIDVAGHEMTHGVTSRTARLVYSGESGGLNEATSDIFGSMVEYYAANASDPGDYLIGEKIYTPGTSGDALRYMANPSKDGKSANCWSSSVGSLDVHYSSGVANHFFYLLAEGSTGSTTCNGSTLSGIGRSAAEKIWYRALTVYMTSSTKYAGARTATLSAAKDLFGSGSTQYNAVAAAWTAVSVN, from the coding sequence ATGTCTCGAAAGCTGTTCGCCTCGTTGGCGACCCTGACGCTCGTCGGTTGTGGCAGCACCTCCAACAATGTGACCTCTTCCGTGGAGCTCGACGCGGTCGAGGGCGCGGGCGCGGTAGCCCAGGCCCAGGCGGCCCTGAAGAGCCGCCAGCAGGAGGGCGAGGAGTTCGTGGCGCGCGGCGCCATCCTGGATGACAACGGGGACAGCCACGTCCGGTTCGACCGGCGCTTCCAGGGGCTGCGCGTGCTCGGCGGCGACTTCGTGTCGCACCAGAGCCAGAACGGCGCCCTGCGTGAGCTGACCCACGCCGGCCCGGAGAGCCTCCAGGGCCTGAGCGTGAAGCCCTCCCTGAGCGCCGAGCGCGCCACGCAGCTCGCCGAGCGCGCCTTCATCGGCAAGCGTGACGGGGGCTCGGCCTCCGCGGAGCTCGTCGTCTTCGCCCGGGGTGAGAAGCCGGTGGCCGCCTACGAGGTGGTGCTCGAGGGCGTCAAGGACGACGGGACGCCCAGCGAGCTGCACGTGGTGATCAACGCCCAGACGGGCGCGGTGCTCGAGACCGCGGACGCGATCGAGACCGCCGCCACCACCAGCACGGGCAACTCGCTCTACCTGGGCGCGGTGTCCATCGCCACCAACAGCATCTCGACGGGTTATGAGATGAGGGATCCGTCGCGCGGCAACGGCTTCTACACCCTCAACCTGGCCAACGGCACGAGCGGCGGAAGCGTCTTCACCAGCACCACCAGCAGCTTCGGCAACGGCACCACGTCGAACGCGGCGTCGGCGGGCGTGGACGCCCACTACGGCATCCAGAAGACGTACGACTATTTCAAGAACATCCACGGCCGCAACGGCATCGATGGCGCGGGAGGCACGGGCTACAACCGCGTGCACTACAGCAGCCGCTACAACAACGCCTTCTGGTCCGACAGCTGCTTCTGCATGACGTACGGCGATGGCGACGGCACGACCTTCACCCCGCTGACGGCGATCGACGTGGCGGGCCACGAGATGACCCACGGCGTGACGAGCCGCACCGCGCGCCTCGTCTACTCGGGTGAGTCCGGCGGCCTCAACGAGGCGACCAGCGACATCTTCGGCTCCATGGTGGAGTACTACGCCGCCAACGCCAGCGACCCGGGCGACTACCTCATCGGCGAGAAGATCTACACGCCGGGCACCTCCGGCGACGCGCTGCGCTACATGGCCAACCCCTCCAAGGACGGCAAGTCGGCCAACTGCTGGTCCAGCTCCGTGGGCTCGCTGGACGTGCACTACTCCAGCGGCGTGGCCAACCACTTCTTCTACCTGCTGGCCGAGGGCTCCACGGGCAGCACCACCTGCAACGGCTCCACGCTCTCCGGCATCGGCCGCTCCGCCGCGGAGAAGATCTGGTACCGCGCGCTCACCGTGTACATGACCTCGAGCACCAAGTACGCCGGCGCCCGCACCGCCACGCTCAGCGCCGCCAAGGATCTCTTCGGCTCGGGCAGCACCCAGTACAACGCCGTGGCCGCCGCCTGGACCGCCGTCAGCGTGAACTGA
- a CDS encoding HEAT repeat domain-containing protein, translating into MSTSPRFVWSSRSGIRAQLLTFLDSLPAGDFGARVRVLRLLRLFGGEDELPRVRVLLLDPQEHFTVRSWALGLGLHLGLRLSGAELSTLLGASALSPSQEDAPVLEAYRCLRLVRAEEDIPWVEASLRRWSPWERADLLIQSRREGEPLPAPVLTWLYTRWCEEDRRALEREPGGPERNLQVAAATWTRPESWALLARESRNLPTEGPMPREALHQLLSADPEALHQAAKALRLPLPTLLVCLGREGLLRRLEEVLHAQSLSLNVAYGLMPAPEDYPCALEVLAEWPEARALRLRYLCDFGVALDLRRELLRQLFQRERATAVRWALAAWKWPENLPLVCTVLREAAGSAEPGDRPLFLAALAGTDDAAACFALEGLLALDEAGPAWLERLEALLYAAHPLVRVRAAAGLLRWGRAEGGELLRRTARESDEPWLRAEALRWLGALDAPGHVELLERGLRDETWEKKLWPGADEAAWALFRWGTPEALGALLTAWLHGGTADVEDYLAAHLARQAGRPFEHLPLPRTRALVARYIEQPFAGG; encoded by the coding sequence GTGTCTACCTCTCCCCGATTCGTCTGGTCCTCGCGCTCGGGCATCCGCGCGCAACTGTTGACCTTCCTGGACTCACTGCCCGCGGGGGACTTCGGCGCCCGGGTCCGCGTACTCCGGCTGTTGCGCCTGTTCGGCGGCGAGGACGAGCTTCCCCGCGTGCGGGTGCTCCTGCTCGATCCCCAGGAACACTTCACCGTGCGCTCCTGGGCGCTCGGACTGGGTCTCCACCTGGGACTGCGGCTGTCGGGCGCCGAGCTTTCCACGCTCCTGGGTGCCAGCGCGCTCTCTCCATCCCAGGAGGACGCCCCAGTCCTGGAGGCGTACCGGTGCCTGCGCCTCGTGCGGGCGGAGGAGGACATCCCCTGGGTGGAGGCGAGCCTGCGCCGGTGGTCGCCCTGGGAGCGCGCGGACCTCCTCATCCAGTCGCGGCGTGAGGGAGAACCGCTGCCCGCGCCCGTCCTGACGTGGCTGTACACGCGCTGGTGTGAGGAAGATCGGCGGGCCCTGGAGCGGGAGCCGGGAGGCCCGGAGCGCAACCTCCAGGTCGCGGCGGCCACCTGGACGCGGCCGGAGTCATGGGCGCTGCTCGCCCGGGAGTCGCGGAACCTGCCCACCGAGGGGCCCATGCCCCGGGAAGCCCTGCACCAGTTGTTGAGTGCGGACCCCGAGGCCCTGCACCAGGCGGCGAAGGCCTTGCGTCTGCCCCTGCCCACGCTCCTGGTCTGCCTCGGGCGGGAGGGGCTGCTGCGGCGCCTGGAAGAGGTGCTGCATGCCCAGAGCCTCTCGCTGAACGTCGCCTATGGACTCATGCCGGCCCCGGAGGACTACCCGTGCGCCCTCGAGGTGCTGGCGGAGTGGCCCGAGGCCCGTGCGTTGCGGCTGCGCTACCTGTGCGACTTCGGCGTGGCGCTCGATCTCCGGAGGGAGTTGCTGCGGCAGCTCTTCCAGCGGGAGCGGGCCACGGCGGTGCGCTGGGCCCTGGCCGCGTGGAAGTGGCCCGAGAACCTGCCCCTGGTGTGCACCGTGCTGCGGGAGGCGGCGGGCTCGGCCGAACCCGGGGACCGTCCGCTCTTCCTCGCGGCGCTGGCGGGGACGGATGACGCGGCGGCGTGCTTCGCCCTCGAGGGGTTGCTCGCCCTGGACGAAGCCGGTCCGGCGTGGCTCGAGCGGCTCGAGGCCCTGCTCTATGCAGCGCATCCGCTGGTGCGTGTGCGCGCGGCGGCGGGGCTCTTGCGGTGGGGGCGCGCGGAAGGGGGCGAGCTGTTGAGGCGCACCGCGCGGGAATCCGACGAGCCGTGGCTGCGGGCCGAGGCGTTGCGCTGGCTCGGAGCGCTGGACGCCCCGGGGCACGTGGAGCTGCTGGAGCGGGGGCTGCGGGACGAGACGTGGGAGAAGAAGCTGTGGCCCGGAGCGGACGAAGCCGCCTGGGCGCTGTTCCGGTGGGGAACGCCCGAGGCGCTCGGGGCCCTGCTCACCGCCTGGCTGCACGGCGGTACCGCCGACGTCGAGGACTACCTGGCGGCGCACCTGGCGCGTCAGGCGGGACGCCCCTTCGAGCACCTGCCTCTGCCCCGGACGCGGGCCCTCGTGGCCCGGTACATCGAGCAGCCCTTCGCGGGCGGGTAG
- a CDS encoding ATPase, which translates to MRKKKLGDLLRENGLVDELQLRAALGYHHKWGVPLGQVVVDMGFCSAHEVLELLASQVQLPTVDLDAELLDPQLVDVLPVSVAESCRVIPLRQEGPRDSVLVVATAAPADPLALDEVARRTGKVRVVTLLATDAAISQAIERLYYPHLLDARRPVEPIPLPEADEKLPLVTERSECLSMGQMLQRQAQVSVEAPDGLPVMLPLTHEAPEAQRLTEPELRRVDVLPMTPRELPPEVWVYGWGVKATRGLMALLEEGGLRARVGRTEDVRKASGREVVLAPLQSVESVKRRGMRAQLVLVGRSRDEARARALGAQDFLSGPLRSEQLLDSVREGLRADREAPRQVG; encoded by the coding sequence ATGCGGAAGAAAAAGCTGGGGGATCTGCTTCGGGAGAACGGGCTCGTGGACGAGCTGCAACTCCGGGCAGCCCTGGGCTACCACCACAAGTGGGGCGTTCCCCTGGGCCAGGTGGTGGTGGACATGGGCTTCTGCTCCGCGCACGAGGTGCTGGAGCTGCTCGCCTCCCAGGTGCAACTGCCCACGGTGGACCTGGACGCCGAGCTGTTGGATCCCCAGTTGGTGGACGTGTTGCCCGTGAGCGTGGCGGAGAGCTGCCGCGTCATCCCCCTGCGCCAGGAAGGCCCGCGTGACTCGGTGCTCGTGGTGGCCACCGCGGCCCCCGCGGATCCCCTCGCTCTGGACGAGGTGGCGCGGCGCACGGGCAAGGTGCGCGTGGTGACGCTGCTGGCCACCGATGCCGCCATCTCCCAGGCCATCGAGCGGCTCTACTACCCGCACCTGCTCGACGCGCGACGCCCGGTGGAGCCCATTCCCCTGCCCGAGGCAGACGAGAAGCTGCCCCTGGTGACGGAGCGCTCCGAGTGCTTGTCGATGGGGCAGATGCTCCAGCGCCAGGCCCAGGTGTCCGTCGAGGCTCCGGACGGGCTGCCGGTGATGCTGCCCCTGACACACGAGGCCCCCGAGGCCCAGCGCCTCACCGAGCCCGAGCTGCGCCGGGTGGATGTGCTCCCCATGACCCCGAGGGAGCTGCCGCCGGAGGTGTGGGTGTACGGCTGGGGCGTGAAGGCGACGCGGGGGCTGATGGCGCTGCTGGAGGAAGGCGGCCTGCGCGCCCGGGTGGGACGGACCGAGGACGTGCGCAAGGCGAGCGGGCGCGAGGTGGTGCTCGCGCCGCTGCAATCCGTGGAGAGCGTGAAGCGGCGGGGTATGCGGGCCCAGCTCGTCCTCGTGGGCCGCTCGCGCGACGAGGCGCGGGCCCGGGCCCTGGGCGCCCAGGACTTCCTGTCGGGCCCCTTGCGCTCGGAGCAGCTCCTGGACTCCGTGCGCGAGGGACTGCGCGCCGACCGCGAGGCCCCGCGCCAGGTGGGCTGA